TTTCCTCGACCAGAGAAGTCTCGCTTGCAGCCGGGTGAGAAGGTATTTTCACCCTTGTGAGGCAGACTGCAGCTGCAAAGAAACTGACGGCATCGAATAAAATCCCCCATCCGCCGCCTACAGTGGCAACCAAAACACCTGCGGCAGTAGGCCCGACAATCTTGGCAGAACTTCGTGCAGTGGCGAGAAGAGAATTAGCTTGGTTGATATTCTGGCTGTCGACGATTTCCGGTATAATGCCGCGCATCGCAGGCGAAGTAAAAGCAGCCAAGACGCCGTTTAAAGCTGCGAACGGGAAGATGAGGTACGGGTCAGAGTGAGTGAGAACGAGCACCGCAATGCCCGTTTGCGATAGACCGGAGCCGACGTTACTGATGAGTATCAGTCTGTCACGTCGGTAACGATCCGCTACACTCCCCCCGATGAGCACCATGAACAGATGTGGGACAATTTCCGCCGCCAGCACGTACCCCAACAACTGCTCCCCATTTGGGGTTTGCAGCACAGCAAACGCTAGTGCAATCGGTGTCATCGCACTGCCAAACATAGAAGTCGCACGCCCCGCAAAAAACCATCGGAACTGCGATGTGGAGAACGCGCCTGTTTGAAATCGCATCATCTACGAATGAATCCCCTCTTTGCTTATTCCCGCGGGTTTGTATAGCATAAATTGTTTCGAGGCGCAAGTATAGACTTATAATTTTTTATGATTTAAACTAATAATATTGAAAATCGGATGAAGCAACTTTTGATTTGAGTGCGCCACACAACGAACATATGTTCGTTGTGTGGCGCACTACTTAGCCCGCAGATGGCTTAAAACTGTGACTATGCTGAACAGACCTGCACATGTTGTGCAGGTCTGTTTGCTGATGATGCTGCCACTTCCCGAGTAAAAATTGAACTTCGGGAAATCAGTACTTCGTGCCGTCAGTCCGTCCCCATTGCTTGCTGCTGGAGTTCGGCGCGCATGCCCAGCTTTCTCTCGGCTGCCTGGGCTTCAGATGTGCGCCAGCCGCTGTGAATGCCCCATACGTAGAACCCAAGCGACGCCACAGCCACAATGACCATGTCCCAGCCATAAGGAATTACGCCAATGCCGCCAAATTTTTGACTACCAAGATATGAGAGAGCCATCATAACCATCAGGTACACAACTAACCACAAACCAGCCTTGAGGTGCTTCGAGAAGTCCTTAAAGTGCTGCTTAGCCTGATAAAACAGGAAGATAGGTAAGCCCACAACCATAACGAGCAGAACTTGCCCTGTCAGCGGCCACTTCGCCCAGTACAGAATCAGCGAAGCCAGCATAAAGGCTAGTGGTGCAATGACGGACAGTCCCTTGATGCGGAGCTTCCGGTCGAGCGACGTACCTGTCTTTCGCAATGAAACTGCTGCAACCGGTCCAGTCACATAGGATATCAGAGTCGCCACCGAGATGACGCCTGCCAGTGTTCCCCAGCCGCGAAAAACAGCAAGGAACGCATAGGCAATGATAAGATTGAGCCACATCGCACGACGAGGCACTTTGTAGAATGGATGAATTGTGCCAAAAATTTGCGGAAACCAACCATTCTCTGACATCCCAAATACCATCCGGGAAGTCGTTGCAGTATACGTAATTCCGGTTCCTGACGGCGAAATGAATGCATCTGCAAACAGGACAATCGCGAGCCAGTTCAAACCAAGCGCGAGCGCCAAATTTGCAAACGGTGACTTCAGTTCCACTGCGCTCCAGCCGCCTGCCAGCATATGCGGACTTAACGCGCCAATGAACCCAGTTTGCAGCAATAAGTAGATAACACCTGATACCAAAATCGAACCAATCACTGCCCGCGGTACTGTTCTGCTCGGATTTTGCGCCTCCCCAGCGAAGTTGACCGGGCTTTGAAAGCCGTTGAAGGCAAAAATGATACCTGATGTTGCGATGGCGGTCAGCACGCTCGACCAGCCGTTTGGCGCGAAGCCACCCACGTGTGTAAAGTTACTTGGATGAAACCCAGCCACAATCAAGCCGATGGCGGTTACTGCCGGAATAATCAACTTAAATACGGTGATGAGCGAGTTCACGCGCGAAAATAACTGCACTGTCCAATAGTTGAGGAAGAAATAGATGAGTACCAGCACTGCCGCCCCGGCAACACCAATCGGTGTTAACGTCGATCCGTTGTATATTGCGGATGCCCAGTGCACCGGCCATGAGCTCATGTACTGCATCGAAGCTTCGGCCTCAATCGGAATGACTGAGACAATGGCAATCCAGTTTGCCCAACCAGCAATAAAGCCTGCCAGTGAGCCATGTGAATACTGTGCGTAGCGTACAGCACCACCAGATTCCGGGAATGTCCCACCAAGTTCCGCATAGACCAGACCAATGAGCATAATGGCACACATACCAATGACCCACGCCACCAAGGCTGCCGGTCCAGCTACCTTTGAAGCCTTCCAAGCTCCAAACAGCCAACCCGATCCGATGATGGACCCCACGCCCGTCATTGTGAGACTGAACGTCCCCATCTTACGCTGTAATTCCTGCACCGACATCACTCCCTTCGTGACCCTCTTTCATTTACCGTTTACGTGAACGTAAACCGAACAATATCGATTATAACGTAGATAATGTACGTAGAACCAGCGGAAAGCTGTGGTAAGCGTTTACTAGTAAAGCAAAACCCGGACTTTCGTCCGGGTCCGAATGCAGACAAATTCTTCAACATAGCTTACATGGTTAAGAAACCTATTTCATTCCGTACGATGTCGTGTGCAGCTTGACATCCGGGTTTTTATCGACGACAAAGTGCGTTGCGAATTCGTTCGGGAACAACATCACAAAGCGGTCATCCAGGTCTTTCACAATCAGGTTCGAATACCTGTCATAATTGAGCGTCTCCATATTCGGGGTTTCAATCCAACGCGCCACGGAATACGGCAAATTGGTGAGCTCAACTTCTGCCCCGTACTCTGAATTCATCCTGTATTGAAAGACCTCGAACTGCAGCCGCCCGACAGCCCCAAGAATCATGTCCTCGGTGCGATTGACCTGACGGTAAACCTGGATTGCGCCTTCTTCAGCCAACTGCTCAAGACCCTTGTGAAACTGCTTGTATTTCAGCGTATTTTTCACATTCACGCGAGCAAAGTGCTCTGGTGAAAACTGTGGCAACGGCTCGAAGTTAAACCAACCGGATTCGCTCAAGGTATCACCGATGCGGAACAATCCCGGATCAAAAATGCCAATGATATCTCCTGGAAATGCCTCATCGATAATCTCGCGGCCTTGCCCGAAAAATTGCTGTGGCTGCGCCAGATTAATCTTCTTTCCTGTGCGGACATGGTTCACGTTCATGCCCCGGTCAAACTTGCCCGAGCACATCCGAATAAAGGCAATCCTGTCGCGGTGCGCCGGGTTCATGTTGGCCTGAATCTTAAACACGAATCCAGAGAACGCCTCATCGGAGGGCTCAACCAATCCCCCGTCGGTTTTCCTCGGACCTGGTGCAGGAGCCAAGTCGATGAATTCATTGAGAAACGTCTCAACACCGAAATTCGCGATGGCGCTGCCGAAGAACACTGGGGTTAGTTTGCCTTTTTGAACGAGATCGGCATCAAAAGGGTCCCCGGCGATATCAAGCAGCATGACTTCTTCCTGAAGTTGTGCGTGCAAGTCTGCGCCCAGAATCCCGCTCAGTTCTTCACTTTCAATGTCATCCACCGATATGTTAGTAGTAGCTTCTCCCCGCCCCGTGAATCGCTCAAAGCGTTTGTCTGAACGGTTATAGATACCGAGAAACTGCTGTCCCATGCCAATCGGCCAGTTCATCGGGCACGACCGGATTCCGAGCACCTCTTCAATCTCTTCAAGCAATGCCAGAGGTTCCTTCCCCTCACGGTCCAGCTTGTTGATGAAGGTGAAAATAGGAATGCCCCGCATTGCACACACTTCAAACAGCTTGATGGTCTGCGGTTCGACGCCTTTGGCGGCATCAATGAGCATCACTGCACTGTCAGCCGCTGTCAACGTGCGATAGGTATCTTCACTGAAATCCTCGTGACCTGGTGTGTCAAGGATGTTAATTCGGCGATTTTTATAGGAAAACTGCAGAACCGTGGATGTGACTGAGATACCTCTTTGCTTTTCAATCTCCATCCAGTCCGATGTCGCATGCCGTCTCGCTTTTTTGCCTTTCACAGCCCCTGCCTCGCGAATGGCGCCACCGAACAGCAACAGCTTTTCGGTCAGCGTCGTCTTGCCAGCGTCAGGGTGCGAAATAATGGCAAACGTGCGCCGTTGTTCAGAGCCGGCTTTTAGTGCAGCAGCGGCGCTGGATTCTACCCCGGCGTTTGGTTCTGCTGCAGAGCTTGAGTCTGCTACAACGCTTGAGTCTGCTGAAGCACTTGGGTCTGCTTTGGTGCTTGGGTCTGCTGAAGCACTTGGGTCTGCTTTGGTGCTTGGGTCTGCTTTGGATACCTCATTGATGAATTCACTAGACACAGATGCCACTCCTGTATACTCTGATGATCTCACCCCATGAGTGTACCACGTCTGTGCAAACAAAGGCTGATTATCGGTAGCGAATCCGCGGATCGATAATCCCGTACAGAATATCCGCGAGCAGGTTCCCAAGCACAGTGACGACGCCTAGAAACACAGTGACGGCCATAATGATGGGGTAGTCACGGTTGCTGATGGCATTCCAGTACAGCAATCCCATCCCGGGATAGTTAAAGATTTCCTCAACAAACAAAGCACCTGCTACAAGTACTGGCAGCGATAAACCGAGCATCGTGATGAGAGGCAGGACTGAGTTACGGAGAGCATGTACGAAGACAACGCGAAACTCCGTAGCGCCTTTCATTCTAGCCGTCCTCACATAATCCTGAAGTAACGCCTCGCGCATCGACGAACGCATGTAGCGCGCCCACCCTGCCACCGAAATCAAGAACAACGATGCAACCGGGAGAACGATGTGGTGCAGCCAATTCAAGAAGCCTATGTGTGCATTCTGATTTACGATGCCGCCAGAAGGAAACCACTTGATGTCAATCGCGAAAAAGATAACAAGCAGCAGTCCCAACCAAAAGGACGGCATTGAATACAGGAAGTAGTTGATGACCGTCACCACTTGGTCAAATATGGTGTTCTGATAGTAGGCCTGAACAGAGCCTAAAAAGATGGCAAACAGGTGAGCTGCCATAACAGATATTACAACAATTGCCAAAGTGTGTGGTAACGCTGTTAGAATCATGTTCACAACAGACTTGTTATAGACATAGGAATATCCGAAGTTACCGACAAGTATATGTCCCAACCAGATAAAGTACTGCTCCCATAGCGGTTTATTCAATCCAAGAGACCGTGACAGTGCCGCTGCTCGCTCTAACGTGTAGTGATTACCTAACAAAATACGGACTGGATTGCCAGGTACAATGTGAATCAGTACAAAACTGATCACGGTCACCCCAAGCAGCGTCGGAATAGCCTCGAGAATTCGTCGAATGATGTATTTCAACATGAGGTAACCCTCCTTCGCATCTCGTACGCGATGATGCGTATTCGAACACGACTATCTCTCGCGCGTTTCCAACGCGTCTCGAAGACCGTCGCCAACGAGGTTAATCGAGACCTGTGAGATAAGAATGGCGATTCCGGCCGGATAGACCAACCACCAGGAATTCTGAAACATGTAGTTCATGCCGTCAGCCAACATTCCGCCCCAGTTCGGTGCCGGGGGTGGCAGGCCCAACCCGAGAAAGCTCAGCCCAGCCATCGCTAGAATGGAATCAGCGATGCCAAGGGTCGACGCCACGACAACTGTTCCAAGAAAATTCGGGAGCATGTATCTTGCCATGATGCGCCAAACGCTCGCTCCAAGTGCATTTGCTGCTTCCACATAGAGCATGTTTTTGATAACGAGCACCTCGGCTCGGACCAGACGACTCACACCGAGCCAAGCCGTCGACGCAAGGACGAATATCATGAGAAGAACGTTTGGTTGGAAAACGACGTTCAGAAACAGCAGGATAAAGATACTGGGAATCGCCAGGATAATGTCGACAATCCGCATCATAACGGTGTCTGTCCATCCACCGACAATCCCACTAATCATCCCGTACAGAGTGCCAAAAATCATCGATACCAACGCGGATGCAAATCCAACTTCCAGAGATGACTGCCCTCCGACCATTAATTGCGACAGGACATTGTGCCCCAAGCTGTCAGTTCCTAATGGGAACTTAGCCGAAGGGCCAGCCACTGTATTCAGGACGTGAGGCAATGTAGCACTATGCCGATAAATCAGCGGACCGACAAACGAGAACAAGATGAGCAGGCCAAGCAGGATGACCCCCAGCTTTGTCGTCCGGGCTTTCCAAAACCTTTTCATGAACCCGGGACGAATGTCTAGGACATCCTGTGCCTGAATCTCGTCCATCAATGCAGGCTGAATAATCATGGTATCTCCTTTCATTCGGGGCGCATGGCGAGCGCCCCGAATGTCACCAGGTGTATGTCAAAGCTGTCCGTTCAAACAAGTTGCAGTAAACAAGTCTGTGTGAACAACCGAACGTGCGTCAACAATCCGGTTTAAATTAGTTTGAAGAAACCCACCAGTACTGCATTTGCGGGAAGGCCGTTGCCGTGTCTGCATACTTGTTCACGTTATGCACAGTCGGCGCGGTTACCGTCAAGCTCGCTACGTTTAGACCCCAGAGGAACGGAAGTGCCTTCGCAGTGTAATCTTCATATTGGAAGAAGTGCTGCATGGTTTCCTGCTGCGTCGCGTACGGAACGTGTGTCGCCTGAATCAGCGCGTCTTCTTTCGGATCGCTAAATCCTGTGCCCGACGGAGCACCCGTTGCAAACAACTGGCCACCCGTTGGGTAGAAACCAGGTCCGTTGTAATCCCAACCGGAGCCAGTCGCCAAACCCCAACTGGTGTCTTTTGGATTACTTGTCACACTAATAAACGTGCTAAATGGCACCGGCTTAAGCGTCACGTCGACTCCCTCTTGAGCCCAGTCCTGCTTCATCAGCTCAGCCTGGTCAGTCGAACTTGTGATGCCGCTGACGTACATCATGGTAAACTTCAGTTTCTGCGAGCCCTTTGTCATCACGCCATTGACGTCTTTCCAGCCGTGTGACTCCAGCAATTGCTTGCCCTTGTTGATGTCAAACGGATATGGGTTCTGCAGATTCGGATCGAAGAACTGAGTCTTCGGTGTTGACGGAATTGGGCCAAACAATGGAACAGCGTATCCCTTGAAAATATCTTGAGCGGCGCCCTGATTATCGATGCCCATTTGCAGTGCTTGACGCACGTACGCTTGGTCAAAAATGGCCTTTGTCGGGGATCCTGGCCACATATTCATCTCAGTCCAGAAGATACCAAACGAATAGCCTGGGGTTATCTTGTCTCCCTGAGACGTTAAGGCGCTTTTCTCTCCCAATTGTGACTGGTCGAGACCGCCGACGTTGAGAGCACCAGACTTCAAAGCTGCAAGTTCTGAAGCATTTGAACCTTCGTAGGTAAAGATAATCTTATTGACCAAGCTCTTATGACCGGCATAGTTCGGATTTGGTGCAATGACCCACGACTGACTTGATGTGGCACTGACCGGCTTAAACGGTCCATCAACGACGCTGTCAAACATTAGATTCGTCGCATTTGAACCGAGGTACTTGATTTCACTCGTCATGTTGGGCTTTGTGTCCCATGCATGCGCCGGCATTGGGGTTAACTGAATAATGCCGTTGTATATAAACCACTGCTGGTTTGCGGGTTTATCCAAGGTAATGGTCACTTCTGTCGGGCTGGTGGCGACAACGCTCTTGATACCATCAGGAATGTTACCTGTTCCTGCGCCGACAAACGGCCACGGTGAAGGAGCATTTTTCGCAGAAGCAGCCTTAATGACGTTCCATGTGAAGAGAACGTCTTTTGATGTTACAGGCGTTCCATCAGACCATGTCCATTTCGGATTCAGGAAGACATGGTAGACAGTACCGGCTGAATTGTAAGTAATTTTATTGGCAATTGAGGATTGCCAGTTAATGCTATAATCGTTATTTATCCAAAGCAATGGCTTGTATAGTTGATCTACAAGCTGCGTGTTGTAGATACTATCCGATGCGGCATTCATAAGAGGCAGGAACCAGTTGAGGTTGGTTTGCGGCGGCAGCGCCAAATTGATGGTTCCACCTGACGTTGGTGTTTGCGAACTTCCGGTCGAATTTCCGCTTGTGTTGGTGGCGGTCGTGTTGCCACCAGGGCTATTTGTCGAGTTGTTCGAGGTTGAATTTCCACAACCTGCGACGAGCATCGTGATGCTTGCCGCCATGGCAATGGTGACCATTCCTGATTTTGCGAGTTTCATTTGAGTAGCTCCCCCTTTTTTCACAACTGTTAATCCAATCCAAATCTTTCGTCAGTCATTCTTGTAGTCTAGTGAGTCTTGTAGTCTAGTCTTCGTTGTAGTTGTCGAATTCGGGACTCTTTGAAAGAGCCTCGAGTTCTAACTGACTTATCTGTCTCGTCAAGCATCCATCACGTCTGGCTCCGTTGAACTATCTCAAGCGGGCTGACGCTGCAAATCCCCCCTTTCAAAGTCTAGCGGTCGTGTGCATTCCGTCCGTACCGCGATGGCCTTTGCCCGTTCTCCTGCGGCCTTCTAGCGGGATGTTTTCACGTGGCGTTCTCACACGCTCACTTGGTATGTCCACAGGTTCAAACTTATAATTCTCCCGGAAAGTGGCAGGCAACGAAGTGATTCGGCCGCAATTCTCGCCACTCAGGAAGCTGCTGTTTACACACGTCTTGCGCGATGGGACAGCGAGTATGAAAAACGCATCCCGGCGGCGGATCGACCGGACTTGGAATGTCCCCTGACAGAATGATACGTTCTCTCTTCACCCTTGGATTTGGAATCGGCACAGCGGACAAGAGTGCTCGGGTATAGGGATGCATCGGATTCGAAAATAGTTCCTCAGAACTAGCAAGTTCGGCCATTCTCCCGAGATACATCACAAGTACGCGATTGCTGATATGTTTTACAACCGACAGGTCATGCGCAACAAAAATATAGGTTAGATTGAAGTCGACCTGCAGGTCTTCGAGCAAATTAATGACTTGCGATTGGACAGAGACATCAAGAGCAGCGACAGGTTCGTCGAGGACCAATAATTTCGGGTTCAAAACCAAAGCTCTGGCTATCCCGATGCGCTGCCGTTGACCGCCCGAGAACTCATGCGGAAACCGACTGGCGTAAGAAGGATCCAGTCCGACGTGTGTAAGAATAGATTCGACTCTCTCTTTGCGCGACGAATGATTGTAGAGATGGTGGATTTCCATGGGTTCCATCAATATCTGTTGAATGGTATACCGGGGGTTTAACGAAGCATATGGATCTTGGAACACGATTTGCATCTCTCGGCGCAGGTCTCTCATCTGGGACTTGCTGAGCTTAAGAACATTCTTACCGTTGAACTGAACACGGCCACTTGTCGGTTCGACCAGCCTCAGTATGCTTCGTCCGAGTGTTGACTTGCCGCAACCCGACTCCCCAACAATACCGAGCGTTTCGCCTTGATAAACTTGTAGAGATACTCCATCCACAGCGCGAACGGCACCTGAATCTCTGCCTAAAAATCCGCCTTTCATGGGGAAGTGTTTTTTCAGGTCCTCGACTTCAAGTAAAACCTCACTCATTGCTACGCCTCCTTCTCCGCATTGAGCCAGCATCGCGACAAATGCGCGTCGTCCACATCAAACAGACCCGGCGGACGCTCTACACACTGGTTCATCACGTGAGGACAGCGAGGGGAGAACCGACATCCTTTTGGCATCCGACTGATAGAGGGTACATTCCCTTCAATCGGTTGGAGACGAGCTTTAGTTGGTGCGTCAAACTTTGGAATCGCATTCAGTAACCCGCGCGTGTAGGGATGCTGTGGATTAAAGAACACTTCATCCACCGTGCCTTGTTCCACAACCTGCCCTGCGTACATGACGGCAACCCTGTCACACATTTCGGCAACGACACCTAAATCGTGCGTGATAAGGAGCAGCGAAGTGCGAAAGTCACGGGCGATTCCCTTCATAAGTTCAAGAATCTGCGCCTGGATAGTCACATCGAGAGCCGTAGTTGGCTCATCGGCGATAAGAAGTCTCGGATTACACGCCATAGCGATGGCAATCATCACCCGTTGCCGCATTCCGCCTGACAACTGATGCGGGTGTTGATGCATGATTTGCTCTGGTCGAGAAATACCAACCTTTTTCAACATATCGAGAGATTGTGAAAAAGCTTCGCGGGGACTTATGTCCTTGTGAAGGAGCAGCGTTTCAGAGATTTGCCCTCCGATAGTGTAGACAGGGTTTAACGAGGTCATGGGTTCCTGGAAAATCATGCTGATTTCATTTCCGCGAATTCGTTGCATATCCTTATCTTTTGCGGTCAGTAAATCCAGATCGCCGAAGTGCGCCTTGCCCCCGACGCGGGCTGTCTTGGCTAGCAAGCGGGTAATTGCGAGGGAAGTTACGCTCTTTCCGCATCCGGATTCCCCTACAAGGCCAAGAGTCTCGCCCTCAGCTATAGCCAGCGAAACGTCACTTACGGCTGGAAGATAGCGACCGTTTACGTTGAATTCGACAGATAACGACTGCACTTCGAGTACATTCGTCACTCTCCCAACCTCCTCTTTCTAAAATGGGAGTAGCGAGTCTAGTCTATATGAGACGTGCATAGTCCAAATAGATTAGGCTACATGAATTAGAATTTAAAAGCCTAGGTATATTTTACATAAACACAAAATTAACGCAATGTTAATCGACAATCAATCAATTCCAACAACAATAAACTATTTGGCGAATGTGAATATCATTCGGGGTTTATAATTTTTTAATCTGATAAACACAACTAATGAGCAGGACTAATAAATACGCCTGAATACGGCTAATACACGGGACTGAGCACAACTGAACACGACCAATAAATGCGATATACGCGACTGAGCACGGCGAATAAATACCACTAAACCAAGCGCCATTTAGCGAAATTAGAAATTACATAGAGATTGGAGATTGGAGATTGGACGTACCAGCAAAAGGAAGGGGCCTCCTTCCGGGGCCCCTGCCATTAACGCGCTAGGAGCGCGTTATTTCCGCCTCACCTGTCTCTAGGCAGAGTGATAACGCGTTCCCTGAGAATGTCGATAAACGCGCCAGCTCTCCAGCACGACGCTCTTTTATCCATCATGCGTAAGCAAGCAGTGTCCAGCCACCCGATCCGGCCTCCCTTACGCACCCACGGTGCGTAAGCGGCGTTCCTCCATCCACTCCGGCGAACCCTAACGTACCCACAGTGCGTAAGCAGCGCCCGTTTTGTCGATTTTGGTGCTTCCTTACGTACTGTGGGTGCGTAAGCACTGCTCAGCCAGCCACCCTGACGACACCTTACGCACCCACAGTACGTAAGCAACGCCCTTTTGCCGATTTTGATGGTTCCTTACACACCCACGGTGCGTAAGCAGTGCTCAGCTAGCCACTTCGACGACACCTTACGCACTCACGGTGCGTAAGCAGTGCTCAGCCAGCCACTTCGACGACACCTTACGCACCCACAGTGCGTAAGCAACGCCCGTTTTGCCGATTTTGATGGTTCCTTACGCACCCACGGTGCGCAAGCAGCGCTCAGCCACCCGACCCGGCACTCCCTTACGCACCCACGGTGCGCAAGTGCAGCTACGAGCAGACCGCCCCTCGTTGGGTCGCCAATAACCATCTCGGAACGCGTTATTCACCCCATCCTAAACACGTTCAAGTGGAAATAACGCGCTCGTGGCGCGTTATTCACTGAAGCAGACCAAAATAGCGCGTTCACACGTCGCTATTGACTCAAGGTGTGAACATAGCGCTTCCACAGCACGCTATTTTTTGTCGGCACTATAAATTCCATCGGACATAACGCGCTCCGGGCGCGTTATTTACAAATTACTGACCAAAACCAATGCCACGTCCGCGAACGCTTACGCACTCACGATGCGTAAGCACGGCTCAGACAGGCGACTCGACACTCCCTTACGCACCCACGGTGCGTAAGGGAGTGCAAGTTAACCGTCTAGCTCTCCCAGATCCGCGATTGCCACCGAGTGCGTCGTTCCCCGCGCGATTGCCACCGAATGCCGCAATGGCGGCCCGGGCGGACTGGGCAAACCGGGGCAACCCCAGCCCAGGCTGGGCCGGGGGCCCCCGTCGTCACAACGTCACAACGTCACAACGTCACAACGTCACTGCCGCACTGACGGCCCCCGCCCGCCGATCTTGAAACCTCACGGTCACGACCGCCCCCGGTTCTCCCTTGACGACCCATTCCGCATGCCCACGTTGATTCTTCGGAGGCGACCATGTGCTTTGTCCGCCGTAACCAGCCAGATGTCCAATTTCAGTTGGGGATGTTCCTGCGACGACTTCCACTGGCCCCTCAATGGTGGCGCGAATGCCTTCAAGCAGCAGTTCCTTGCCTTTGTCAGTGCTGGAGGTTGGCAGGAACCCCGCGTTAGCGACCTCAGCAACGACTCTGTATAGACCGCTGCCCTCGCTCTCATCGCTCCCTTCCTTTGTGACTGACACGGAAGGGATGATGAGCTTGGCCGTTGACAATCCAAGTTTGGTGAGAAACGCGCCGACGTTTATGCACTCCTCCTCAATCAGGTGATGCGGAGGATTTTGCAGGACGAACTTCGGATCGAGCCCGCCAATTTCCACGGAACCAAA
The Alicyclobacillus curvatus genome window above contains:
- a CDS encoding ABC transporter ATP-binding protein, translating into MTNVLEVQSLSVEFNVNGRYLPAVSDVSLAIAEGETLGLVGESGCGKSVTSLAITRLLAKTARVGGKAHFGDLDLLTAKDKDMQRIRGNEISMIFQEPMTSLNPVYTIGGQISETLLLHKDISPREAFSQSLDMLKKVGISRPEQIMHQHPHQLSGGMRQRVMIAIAMACNPRLLIADEPTTALDVTIQAQILELMKGIARDFRTSLLLITHDLGVVAEMCDRVAVMYAGQVVEQGTVDEVFFNPQHPYTRGLLNAIPKFDAPTKARLQPIEGNVPSISRMPKGCRFSPRCPHVMNQCVERPPGLFDVDDAHLSRCWLNAEKEA
- a CDS encoding dipeptide ABC transporter ATP-binding protein, with the protein product MSEVLLEVEDLKKHFPMKGGFLGRDSGAVRAVDGVSLQVYQGETLGIVGESGCGKSTLGRSILRLVEPTSGRVQFNGKNVLKLSKSQMRDLRREMQIVFQDPYASLNPRYTIQQILMEPMEIHHLYNHSSRKERVESILTHVGLDPSYASRFPHEFSGGQRQRIGIARALVLNPKLLVLDEPVAALDVSVQSQVINLLEDLQVDFNLTYIFVAHDLSVVKHISNRVLVMYLGRMAELASSEELFSNPMHPYTRALLSAVPIPNPRVKRERIILSGDIPSPVDPPPGCVFHTRCPIAQDVCKQQLPEWRELRPNHFVACHFPGEL